One window of the Podospora pseudopauciseta strain CBS 411.78 chromosome 4, whole genome shotgun sequence genome contains the following:
- a CDS encoding hypothetical protein (EggNog:ENOG503P0ZD; COG:T) translates to MGDSGNGWQTVMPTTHSSIQRLSRDAWAELEACERQILNEWERTHTHWSGIGKHTPLDDHAEAKRLHTRFKLANDTPLGTGSFGVVQKVVYANNGRTICLARKQVRPPHRRFPISLLREEASVMEKLDHDHIVKLVGTYCISSNLYLLLWPVAVCNLDCLFNDIDHLKSGEGDREDIIKRLHTLDLHNLSAVDKRSQPNTGTCPLKYLQQAMGCVARAVAYCHQEKIRHLDLKPSNILLNPGRVYIADFGIAKDVGERDHTMTRGPAGTPKWRAPELNQVQCDWSMQAAEVYSLGLVLLNIATVIHGGDLADFDEIIADLTLRGRDDKINAYLPRLERLALATQEVQDVNAFTFAPKHTLHLVSQMLHLDAERRPSIFQVDAELIDLGGVEQVYHSHCCKKSARFVTDRINTKIRALVDERDRLKADHMNMAKRLEVLEAKDDTYESRILKERNAQAENVARLQDLLKKEQSECKRLTAQLAEFQQTYKRQPQPTLPRPASDPAHGGLMMRMRPRTHPIPNDPAAPLSPPVKTQTKLAAPTAVPGSKLTYSQTAAGAVSSKPASPHLVAAAVPKEMSPHLLPRRDSLNPTMIPRRDSMNRLANTPLPGAATPGSPNPDLAGYTLRSRNSGSRLPQPVNPATPIRAGTPILNRDPSSTDSTTYSMNSSVFSRLESSKHSLAETSAAGTPAIGTPALNQERKNSHTAESYEHVDHGGSEEDQTVEMRYGLGITGMVRRESVSTRRNSILDSASVASSNIAATVSMGSPHPSSSALSSPRAAHAHLEGHRSSMFKVPSMPTHQSWADIARKERR, encoded by the exons ATGGGTGATTCTGGCAATGGCTGGCAAACGGTGAtgcccaccacccactcGAGTATACAGCGCCTTTCCCGCGACGCCTGGGCCGAGCTAGAAGCATGCGAACGACAGATTCTCAACGAGTGGGAGAGAACACATACACATTGGTCTGGAAT TGGCAAACACACACCTTTGGACGACCATGCCGAAGCCAAGAGACTACACACTCGATTCAAACTCGCCAACGATACGCCGCTGGGAACCGGGAGCTTTGGAGTGGTGCAAAAGGTCGTCTACGCCAACAACGGTCGCACGATATGCCTGGCGAGGAAACAAGTGAGGCCGCCACATCGGCGCTTCCCAATATCACTGCTGCGGGAGGAGGCCAGTGTGATGGAAAAGCTGGACCATGATCACATCGTCAAGCTGGTTGGCACCTACTGCATTTCTAGCAATCTCTACCTGCTACTCTGGCCCGTCGCCGTGTGCAACCTGGATTGCCTGTTCAACGACATTGACCATCTCAAGTCGGGCGAAGGCGACCGCGAAGATATCATCAAACGCCTGCATACCCTTGACCTACATAATTTGAGCGCGGTGGATAAGAGAAGCCAGCCAAACACAGGAACATGCCCTCTGAAATACCTACAACAAGCGATGGGATGCGTTGCGCGAGCCGTCGCATACTGCCACCAGGAAAAGATCCGCCACCTCGACCTAAAACCTTCCAACATCCTGTTGAACCCCGGACGTGTCTACATCGCCGACTTTGGTATCGCAAAAGATGTGGGCGAACGAGATCACACAATGACGCGAGGACCTGCCGGAACCCCAAAATGGAGAGCCCCTGAACTCAACCAAGTGCAGTGCGACTGGTCCATGCAGGCGGCTGAAGTTTACTCGCTCGGCCTTGTCTTGCTGAACATCGCCACCGTTATCCATGGAGGGGACCTGGCTGATTTTGACGAAATTATTGCTGATCTAACGCTTCGAGGTCGCGATGACAAGATCAACGCCTACCTTCCCAGACTGGAACGTTTGGCTCTGGCGACTCAGGAGGTCCAAGATGTCAACGCCTTCACCTTTGCACCAAAGCACACTCTGCACTTGGTGTCACAAATGCTCCATCTCGATGCCGAACGCCGACCATCCATTTTCCAGGTGGATGCTGAACTTATTGACCTGGGCGGCGTGGAACAAGTCTACCATTCGCATTGCTGCAAGAAGAGTGCCCGCTTTGTGACTGATCGGATCAACACCAAGATCAGGGCTCTTGTTGACGAACGCGATCGCCTGAAAGCTGATCACATGAATATGGCCAAGCGCTTGGAGGTTCTGGAGGCCAAGGACGATACCTACGAGTCCCGGATTCTGAAAGAGCGAAACGCCCAGGCCGAGAACGTTGCCCGGCTCCAGGATCTTCTCAAGAAGGAACAAAGTGAATGCAAGCGCCTCACAGCACAACTTGCAGAATTCCAGCAAACGTACAAACGCCAACCGcaaccaaccctcccccGACCTGCCTCAGATCCAGCTCACGGTGGCCTCATGATGCGAATGCGACCACGTACACATCCCATTCCCAATGATCCTGCAGCACCTTTGTCGCCTCCGGTTAAAACGCAGACAAAGCTTGCAGCACCAACTGCTGTCCCTGGATCCAAGCTCACCTACTCGCAGACGGCCGCAGGCGCCGTCTCTTCCAAGCCTGCATCTCCCCATTTGGTAGCTGCCGCTGTCCCAAAGGAAATGTCTCCTCATCTACTGCCCCGACGAGATTCTCTCAATCCCACCATGATACCCCGTCGTGATTCGATGAATCGCCTCGCAAACACACCTTTGCCTGGCGCGGCCACTCCCGGTAGTCCGAACCCAGACCTTGCAGGCTACACCCTTCGTTCTCGGAATTCCGGCTCTCGTCTACCCCAGCCTGTCAACCCTGCCACACCCATCCGTGCCGgaacccccatcctcaaccgTGACCCGTCATCGACAGACAGCACAACATACAGCATGAACAGTTCGGTCTTCAGTCGCCTCGAAAGCTCCAAGCATTCACTCGCCGAGACGAGTGCTGCAGGAACCCCAGCCATCGGTACTCCGGCCCTGAATCAGGAGAGAAAGAACTCGCACACCGCAGAGTCATACGAGCATGTTGACCATGGTGGCTCGGAAGAGGACCAAACAGTAGAAATGAGGTATGGTCTTGGTATCACTGGTATGGTGCGGAGGGAGAGTGTTAGTACCAGGAGGAATAGTATTCTGGACAGTGCCAGTGTTGCCAGCTCCAATATTGCTGCTACCGTGAGCATGGGTAGCCCTCACCCCAGCAGTTCGGCTCTCTCATCGCCGCGGGCGGCGCACGCGCATCTTGAGGGCCACAGGTCTTCGATGTTCAAGGTGCCTTCAATGCCAACACATCAAAGCTGGGCCGATATCGCGAGAAAGGAGAGAAGAtag
- a CDS encoding hypothetical protein (COG:S; EggNog:ENOG503P4VB): MPLFFQPARSSRHRIACLALYKALLRTASLVPLPSITDDPSLYIPPAKPTKPTPPPIKTIIRNAFRRNKHDVSPRLITSALKNGYNALTLLSSAADPLSSPYTQIVDFLRENKKRVESLRDRRERLLDLEPSNTPIPGTVPVVVKVSKEGEPPRYIPNPARPLPRPIEQIPNGIRKPPRLDAAGTVPFLRMQKPQSRVIERIVRIKNRNRAVNTIALSELYREDDERRLRAELEDEWDGKMHQLLPLGKAGGSGGYVRELDEVVGWLGRELNREREDMIARAEAFLEIERVEEEQMKKEDRERVERGEVTEEEVFKMRTSWRRNKKGREAGRYYHEEERKKRGLPVSKKRYLEGVRKGRFAEGSDRAPLPEDVVVEDQKK, from the exons ATGCCGTTGTTTTTTCAACCCGCCCGCTCGTCGCGGCATAGGATAGCAT GCCTCGCCCTCTACAAAGCCCTCCTCCGCACCGCCTCCctcgtccccctcccctccatcactgACGACCCGTCGCTGTACATCCCCCCAGCGAAACCAACCAAGCCCACACCTCCCCCGATAAAGACCATAATCCGCAACGCTTTCAGACGTAACAAGCACGATGTCTCCCCCCGGCTGATCACCTCGGCCCTTAAAAACGGGTACAACGCCCTGACTCTGCTCTCCTCCGCTGCCGACCCTTTGTCTTCCCCGTATACCCAAATTGTGGACTTTCtgagagaaaacaaaaaacggGTGGAATCCCTCCGTGACAGGAGGGAACGTCTCCTTGATCTGGAGCCGAGTAATACGCCGATCCCGGGGACGGTTCCAGTCGTGGTGAAGGTGTCGAAAGAGGGGGAGCCACCTAGATACATCCCCAACCCTGCCCGTCCGTTACCACGACCGATAGAGCAAATTCCAAACGGGATACGGAAACCGCCACGGTTGGACGCCGCGGGGACGGTGCCGTTTCTTAGGATGCAGAAACCGCAATCTAGGGTTATCGAGAGGATTGTGAGGATCAAGAATAGGAACAGGGCTGTTAATACCATTGCGTTGTCTGAGCTTTAccgggaggatgatgagcggAGGTTGAGGGCTGAGTTGGAGGATGAGTGGGATGGGAAGATGCACCAGCTGCTTCCGTTGGGGAAGGCGGGCGGGTCGGGGGGGTAtgtgagggagttggatgaggttgttggctggttggggagggagttgaatagggagagggaggatatGATTGCTAGGGCGGAGGCGTTTTTGGAGATTGAacgggtggaggaggagcagatgAAAAAGGAGGATAGGGagcgggtggagaggggggaggtgacggaggaggaggtgttcaagatgaggacgagctggaggaggaataagaaggggagggaggcggggaggtaTTAtcatgaggaggagaggaagaagagggggttgcCGGTTAGTAAGAAGAGGtatttggagggggtgaggaaggggaggtttgCGGAGGGGAGTGATAGGGCTCCGCTGCCGGAAGATGTGGTAGTAGAAGACCAGAAGAAGTGA
- the MMS2 gene encoding E2 ubiquitin-conjugating protein mms2 (EggNog:ENOG503P28S; COG:O; BUSCO:EOG09264UD3) — MAVAQVPRNFKLLAELEKGEKGMGAGACSYGLEDPEDIFMTHWRGTIWGPPHGHHENRIYELKMECGPNYPKEPPVIHFVSQINLPGVSPTDGKVDPNAVAILRDWTRIATELAKNPRPKEDPLSLEAALIAIRKYMDEHKKLPQPPEGSKYAVYK; from the exons atgGCGGTAGCTCAAGTTCCCAGGAACTTTAAGCTCCTCgccgagctggagaagggcgagaagGGCATGGGCGCGG GTGCTTGCTCATATGGCCTTGAAGACCCCGAAGATATCTTCATGACCCATTGGAGAGGTACCATCTGGGGCCCTCCTCAT GGACACCACGAGAACCGCATCTACGAACTTAAGATGGAGTGCGGCCCAAACTACCCCAAGGAGCCACCCGTCATCCACTTCGTCAGCCAGATCAACCTGCCCGGTGTCAGCCCAACAGACGGCAAGGTCGACCCCAACGCCGTGGCTATTCTCCGCGACTGGACCCGCATTGCTACCGAGTTGGCCAAGAACCCAAGGCCCAAGGAAGACCCTTTGAGTTTGGAGGCTGCTCTTATTGCGATCAGGAA ATATATGGACGAACATAAGAAGCTTCCCCAGCCCCCTGAGGGCTCCAAGTATGCCGTCTACAAATAG
- a CDS encoding hypothetical protein (COG:S; EggNog:ENOG503P39Q) produces the protein MSETATEEDEEVHPMRYSQGDLAILSAEVYNPGFSCNTSTKSQVSKKGRPAASNSDTGPRKRAKTQATETENEPEEKKRSRGRPRLDVKDVSPKDRRRTQVRLAQRAYRNRKEEAIQTLEKQVQELKEKNQEMNNAFLRLSDFATSMGFLEQLPELGHQLRLTTERFLSLTKSNTGQEGNSGQQASTSSDGSSSRDRLESAPADPQIPSTVADKPPQQQTQLYGGLMVSHESASQPTSIVSALPHDFGQSMSSTALGYEIVTHPTLTNASFPFQTTPDLTFLDQFTTPGLHSSLPAPRSYAPHEITFGRRLQRFAIEKALVLISMPDPPENRITRVFGFCLLFETPDLIKRRLARQVARNAQDTLHNWQFPFHHLGGAGTHYDVTTGITSQRIGNQGTSDVLKPANTSGFATGPFSPEVNRIRDNALDKNMRIETPGFGGDLLDPDEVEIYLQERGVIIPAGTDFITAEVDPTAFDTPESGKYPFKSAPGAHPEFSSLSSPLTAGRASRPPMPSSNTFGDQSRESGWGNHMTSGGNVKIDSLGSFSQARSYTMGVPSTSHDAELRNLFAFSGGMESNGGFGERSQHQQSPPRQRVTVDVHQFIKGMVSNATCLGRTPGFRQEHINAAFWLAVQS, from the exons ATGTCTGAGACGGCTAccgaggaagacgaagaggtCCACCCAATGCGTTACTCGCAAGGcgacctcgccatcctcagcGCCGAGGTCTACAACCCGGGCTTTTCCTGCAACACATCTACCAAGTCACAAGTGTCAAAGAAGGGACGCCCTGCGGCATCAAATTCGGATACCGGTCCGAGGAAACGTGCAAAGACCCAGGCAACCGAGACCGAGAATGAAccagaagaaaagaagcggTCAAGAGGGCGACCGCGCCTGGACGTGAAGGATGTGTCACCCAAAGAC CGCCGAAGAACACAGGTGCGCCTCGCTCAGCGGGCCTATCGCAACCGAAAGGAAGAGGCTATTCAGACTCTCGAAAAGCAAGTCcaggagctcaaggagaagaaccAGGAGATGAACAATGCCTTTCTACGGCTGTCCGATTTCGCAACGAGTATGGGCTTCTTGGAGCAGTTACCAGAACTTGGACACCAGCTGCGCCTGACAACCGAGAGATTCCTGTCGCTGACCAAGAGTAATACTGGTCAAGAAGGGAACAGCGGCCAACAGGCTTCTACTTCTAGTGACGGCTCGTCATCCCGGGACAGGTTGGAAAGCGCACCAGCCGACCCCCAGATCCCATCAACAGTCGCCGATAagccaccacaacaacaaacacaaCTGTATGGGGGGCTCATGGTCAGCCATGAATCGGCTAGCCAGCCGACCAGCATTGTGTCCGCTCTCCCCCATGACTTTGGACAGTCCATGTCGTCAACGGCTCTTGGCTACGAAATTGTCACGcacccaaccctcaccaacgCTAGCTTTCCGTTCCAGACAACTCCAGACTTGACCTTCCTAGACCAGTTCACCACACCAGGTCTCCACAGCTCTCTCCCAGCGCCCCGGTCTTACGCCCCTCACGAGATCACATTCGGCCGAAGACTCCAACGATTCGCCATCGAGAAAGCTCTCGTCCTCATCTCCATGCCGGACCCCCCCGAGAACCGGATCACCCGTGTCTTTGGCTTTTGTCTCCTCTTCGAAACACCCGACCTCATCAAGCGCCGTCTCGCCAGACAAGTAGCCCGCAACGCGCAAGACACCCTTCACAACTGGCAGTTTCCCTTTCACCACCTCGGCGGCGCCGGTACACACTACGATGTCACCACGGGAATTACCTCGCAGCGAATCGGCAACCAGGGCACAAGCGATGTTCTCAAACCAGCCAACACATCCGGCTTCGCGACCGGTCCATTCAGCCCAGAAGTGAACCGGATACGAGACAATGCCTTGGATAAAAACATGCGGATAGAAACCCCTGGATTCGGAGGGGACTTGCTCGACCCGGATGAGGTGGAGATTTATCTCCAGGAAAGGGGCGTTATTATTCCTGCCGGGACAGACTTCATCACGGCAGAGGTTGACCCAACAGCATTTGACACCCCAGAGTCGGGGAAGTATCCGTTCAAGAGTGCGCCGGGTGCACACCCGGAGTTTTCGTCACTTTCGAGTCCTTTAACGGCAGGGCGTGCTTCCCGACCGCCGATGCCGAGTAGTAATACCTTTGGAGATCAGTCGCGAGAGTCAGGCTGGGGGAATCACATGACTAGCGGGGGAAACGTCAAGATTGATTCGCTGGGAAGCTTCTCACAGGCCCGTTCATACACAATGGGCGTGCCGTCAACATCTCATGATGCTGAGTTGAGAAATTTGTTTGCTTTTTCGGGGGGTATGGAGAGCaatggtggttttggggagAGGTCACAGCACCAACAGTCACCGCCGAGACAGAGGGTAACGGTTGATGTTCATCAGTTTATTAAGG GAATGGTAAGCAATGCCACCTGTTTAGGTCGAACACCTGGGTTCAGGCAGGAGCACATAAATGCAGCGTTTTGGCTGGCAGTGCAGAGTTAG
- a CDS encoding hypothetical protein (EggNog:ENOG503P145), with protein sequence MGYTSRDEETAIQLTTLSSQSNDNDDQNEDIMRVVNRAASQRSKASVTSLHVFPLRTVTRENFKGLCAALWDWDMCPGCFEDTTCQNPTSCPWSQRSDRLMPFFDIYRRLTRGYVPEDFEQDSQAAALSCHEDLFELITKLRIYGRDTSREAFRKFVFEERGVPRGDQDRAIDLALRIMTMTSPQPSMEDELHSRVHNHTDLGSDPFKIEETFPVRVHPSLQETDQHAHAVKRGLQAHNLVQKAGLKLEKTDDLREHLKLDESQGVVKIFSWSSLLKENLLLPFTAHDRQDNTCAPPPLPRPLALETLHTLYLLFPPSSPKSQSLLRSLISKSGFDPDILRFKTSGLSAFELGPEEREKVMKFGVWGSRLMDLYDEIENPKPRSGLDVWLERRSKSRHVMMATIAGVMAAVVLGVLGLGVGVFQAWISWQTLGLEREQLEREQLERGG encoded by the exons ATGGGGTATACTTCACGCGACGAAGAGACAGCCATCCAACTCACAACCCTGTCCTCCCAATCAAACGATAATGACGACCAGAACGAAGACATCATGAGGGTAGTCAACAGAGCCGCCTCTCAGCGATCCAAAGCTTCCGTCACCAGTTTACACGTTTTCCCGCTTCGAACTGTAACTCGGGAGAATTTCAAAGGGTTATGTGCTGCGCTCTGGGACTGGGATATGTGCCCTGGCTGTTTTGAGGACACAACCTGCCAAAACCCGACATCATGCCCCTGGTCTCAGCGAAGCGATAGGTTAATGCCATTTTTCGACATCTACCGACGGCTTACACGGGGTTACGTACCCGAGGACTTTGAACAGGACAGCCAAGCGGCGGCGTTGTCTTGTCATGAGGATCTGTTCGAGCTGATCACGAAACTGCGCATCTACGGGCGGGATACCAGCAGGGAGGCCTTTCGGAAGTTTGTTTTCGAGGAGAGGGGTGTGCCGAGGGGAGATCAGGATAGGGCTATTGATCTCGCGTTGCGCATCATGACGATGACCAGTCCGCAACCCTCGATGGAGGACGAGCTTCACAGCAGGGTTCATAATCATACCGACTTAGGATCCGACCCGTTTAAGATTGAGGAGACTTTTCCGGTTCGGGTCCACCCCTCCCTTCAGGAAACCGACCAGCATGCGCATGCTGTCAAAAGGGGGCTGCAGGCTCACAATTTGGTCCAGAAAGCGGGTTTGAAGTTGGAAAAGACTGATGACCTGCGCGAGCACCTCAAACTGGATGAATCACAAGGCGTGGTGAAGATCTTTTCCTGGAGCTCACTCCTCAAAgaaaacctcctcctccccttcaccgcCCACGACAGACAAGATAACACCTgcgccccccctcctctcccccggcCCCTAGCCCTCGAAACCCTCCACACGCTctacctcctcttccccccctcctcccccaaatcccaatcCCTTCTCCGATCCCTAATCTCCAAATCGGGCTTCGACCCGGATATCCTCCGGTTCAAAACATCCGGCCTCTCAGCATTTGAACTCGGGCcggaagagagggaaaaagtGATGAAATTTGGTGTCtgggggtcgaggttgatggatCTGTACGACGAGATTGAGAACCCGAAGCCGAGGTCGGGGCTGGATGTTTGGCttgagaggaggagcaagagcaGGCATGTGATGATGGCTACTATTGCGGGGGTtatggcggcggtggtgttgggggttttggggttgggggtgggggttttTCAGGCTTG GATTTCGTGGCAgacgttggggttggagagggaacagttggagagggaacagttggagaggggaggttaG